The nucleotide window GGGCGTCGTCATCTGGATGCACACGCGAGACGTACTCGCTCGTACCGGCACTGGAGCTGTCGAGTACCTGCCGACGTTCCTCGCCGCCGCTGTCCTCCTCGAACTTGCGCCCGTCGGCGCCGGCCTGATCGTTGCGGCCCGCACCGGCGCGAGCTTGGGTGCCGAACTCGCCTCCATGAGGGTGAGCGAACAGATCGACGCGATGGAGTTGCTCGGGGTATCGACGATCCGGGCATTGGTGGGGCCGCGCATCGTCGCTTGCGTATTCGCCGCGCCTCTGCTGCACGTCCTCATCGCTGCAACCGCCCTTGGAAGCGGGTTTATCGCAGAATTGGCGACCGGCTCGACCACTTTCCTGAAGTACAACACTGCCGCGGTGCGCGAACTGGTTCTTCAAGACGTTATTCCCGCGGGACTGAAAACCCTCGTCTTCGGTCTGATCGTCGGTGTGACCGGGTGCTTCGCGGGCTTGAGCGCCCGCGAAGGCTCCGAAGGTGTGGGGCGAGCCGCAACCGACAGCGTGGTTGCATGCGTGTTACTCGTTCTCGCGGCCGACGTGCTTCTGGTCGGATTAATCAAAGCGATGCAACGCCTCTTGTAGGATGAGCACGCCGAGTGCGGCGCTCACCCTACAAGACGAGAGCCGCGGTCTGAATTCACCCCGGCAGCTCCCAGCCCTTGCGAT belongs to Gemmata obscuriglobus and includes:
- a CDS encoding MlaE family ABC transporter permease yields the protein MKSASAAGSAHTCASPPAADLLTGQLVTEAINFLERLGRLAAFTPRAVLASFTTLRRSGLWLRPFYSVTIGGLPLALVTGLALGVVIWMHTRDVLARTGTGAVEYLPTFLAAAVLLELAPVGAGLIVAARTGASLGAELASMRVSEQIDAMELLGVSTIRALVGPRIVACVFAAPLLHVLIAATALGSGFIAELATGSTTFLKYNTAAVRELVLQDVIPAGLKTLVFGLIVGVTGCFAGLSAREGSEGVGRAATDSVVACVLLVLAADVLLVGLIKAMQRLL